The nucleotide window GCAGCGGCGACCGCTGCCGGGATATGTGACCTCCCGCTCGATGTGTGACGGAACCGGACCGCCGTCTGAGAGAGCAGCGAGGATCTTTTCGAGCTGTCGCTCCTCCTCAAATGGCCCCAAGCCGGGATCCCACCGCTCGTGTTCGGCCGTCACGTCAACGTCGGGGATCACGTTTGCGAAGTCGTGAGAGAGGTCTTCGAGGGTTTCAGAAGAGGTTGCCATGAGTGATATTCACCTCGGGCTGGTCTCAGGCTTACGATGAACGGGCCGGAAAGTAGATCTTGTCGATGAGTAGATACAGTAGCAGTTTTCGACCATCTCGAAGACTTCACGTCGTAAGGGAATCTGACAATCTGCCTTCTCACGGTTCCCATCACCGAAAAACCGCGCTCAAACCACGGAGAGGGTATCCTACGACCGTTCTGTACGTTCCACGTGCGGAGGGGTGCGGTGCGGTAGACCGGAGCCGTTCTGGCTCCGGTCGTTATTGTCTCCCCCCTTAGGGGCTACACCCGTAGGGTCCCCTGCTAACCTACCCACGGACCGCAACCGCTGAAACGGCCGTTCTCGCGACGCTCGACGCACCGAGAGACGCGATCCGGTGGATGGAGTTAAGAACCATTATGTTTTAAAATTCGGTCGGTGGGGTAGCGGAACGCACGGAGCGGCGGATCGGACGGCCACCGACACGCCGGCTTAACCAACATCGGACGCGAGACGGCGCGAAGTGTTGGTTAAGACGCGAAAAAGAGACGGAGCAACAGCTGTCGACCGAGAGCGAACACCGCGCCGCGAGCGACCTACTGTATCCAGGAGCGGCGATCGGTCCGGACGCGGACCTCGTCGCCGTCGAGGTACTCCTTCTCGAGCGCGTTCGCCAGCTGGTGCGGCTTCAGCGAGAGGTCCTCGAAGTACGCCCACTCGGAACTCCGACCACGATCGTCGTCGCCGGCGTCGTCGACGTCTTCCAGGTCGTCGTCGCTCTCCTCCTGGTCGCCGTCGCCGACGGAGCTCGGATCGTCGCGCTCCTCGCGACGCTCGCGGCGCTCCTCGGCGCGTTCCATCATGTCCTCGATCTGGTCGTCCGGGTAGATCCGCCGGAGGATCTCTTTCGAGCTCTCGAGCGCGGCCGGCGACGGGAACACGACGAGGACCGGATTCGAGATCTTCTCACAGACACCGATCTCCGCGAGCCGGGAAACGTGGTAGCGGATCGTTGAGCGGGCGAGCCCGGTCCGCTCCTCAAGCGTGTCGTACGACGCGCCGCTCTCCGTGGCTACCACGGTGAGGATGTCGTACACGGCCTGCGTGTTCGCTTTCAGCGCCTCGCGGTAGACCTCGGTCGAGACGGCCTCGAAGCGCTCACGGAGCTGTTCACGGCGACCGGTCGGATGCGGGTACCGGTACTCGGGGAGACCGGGACCGTTCTGGAAGTCGTCAGCGACGAGCTCGTCGCGACCGACGCCGGACCAGTCGAGGTGAGACGAGACGATCGTCCGGAGCGTCGACATGACGTCGTCCCACTCGTCGACGTGCGGGAGGGCTCCGTCGCCGTCGACGCCGGCGAACGACGCCTCGAGCTTCGGGTGGTGCGCCGGGTCCTCGCGCGGGATCTCCGCCCACCCCGCGGCCTGATAGCACTTCAGTTCGATGTCGAAGCGCGTGCGGTCGAATCCGAGAAGGTGCCACCGGTCGGCGTCGACGAGCGCCTCTAGATATCCCTCTCGTTGGCGCTTCTGGTGAGCGTCGATCTCCGACATGCCGCCGTAGGCGATCAACTCGCGCGTCCGGTCGAGCGTCTCGACGACCTGGCGCTTCCAGCCGATGTCGAACCGGTGGTGCGCCTCCGCCTTCTGGATCCGGCGCGAGTCCTCGTCGCGGTCCGCGAGGAGCCGACCGCGATCGACGTCGAGGGCGGCCTCGAGGAGATCGAACATCCGTCCCTCGACCTCCTCGGACTCGTCGGCCCACGTCGTGGAACAGCGGACCAGCGAACCCTCTCCGTACTGGAGGGTGAGATCGCTCCCGTCCTTGTAGTTGAGATCCGCGAACTGCGGGAGCACGCGGAGCGAGCACGCGCGACCGGTCTTGTACAGGTCGCCGTCCTCGTCGCGCTCGCGGAGGGTGAGGTCGTACTTGTAGTACGCGGAGTAGTCGTCGCCGGTGCCGGTTCCGGCCTTCCACCGCGACGAGGTGAGCTTCACGACCCACTCGCGGCCGGGAGTCGGAGCGTCGAGCCACTCGTGGTCCCGCTCGTCGAGCTCGGCGACGATCCCCGGCTCCTGGTCGCGGTCGCCGACGACCTCGTACCACAGCTGGTGAACGGCAGAGTAAACCGAGAGCTCCCGGTCGACGTCGTTGAACACGGCCTGAACCGCCGCGCCGTGGGCGACGGGCTCGGGACCGTGTCGGTCCTGAATACGGGGGTTGGGGAGCGAGCCGATCGACGCATCGGGCGTCGAGGGCGCGTCGATGCTCACTCGGAATCACCTCGACACCTGTAGCAGACGACACCGCGCCCGGAGGTATCACCGCCACACTCGGGACACTCGTACTCGGCCAGGTCATTGAGGTCAACGTCGTC belongs to Halorubrum sp. DM2 and includes:
- a CDS encoding winged helix-turn-helix domain-containing protein yields the protein MSIDAPSTPDASIGSLPNPRIQDRHGPEPVAHGAAVQAVFNDVDRELSVYSAVHQLWYEVVGDRDQEPGIVAELDERDHEWLDAPTPGREWVVKLTSSRWKAGTGTGDDYSAYYKYDLTLRERDEDGDLYKTGRACSLRVLPQFADLNYKDGSDLTLQYGEGSLVRCSTTWADESEEVEGRMFDLLEAALDVDRGRLLADRDEDSRRIQKAEAHHRFDIGWKRQVVETLDRTRELIAYGGMSEIDAHQKRQREGYLEALVDADRWHLLGFDRTRFDIELKCYQAAGWAEIPREDPAHHPKLEASFAGVDGDGALPHVDEWDDVMSTLRTIVSSHLDWSGVGRDELVADDFQNGPGLPEYRYPHPTGRREQLRERFEAVSTEVYREALKANTQAVYDILTVVATESGASYDTLEERTGLARSTIRYHVSRLAEIGVCEKISNPVLVVFPSPAALESSKEILRRIYPDDQIEDMMERAEERRERREERDDPSSVGDGDQEESDDDLEDVDDAGDDDRGRSSEWAYFEDLSLKPHQLANALEKEYLDGDEVRVRTDRRSWIQ